The following coding sequences are from one Streptomyces dengpaensis window:
- the pglZ gene encoding BREX-2 system phosphatase PglZ, which produces MSTTVTAAEAAGPIAIRLNLATVTQYLSSQTSLAASLRDGDKRRVVLLRSEPVWDGPADPVWGDGHTARIAAAPSPLAVHELVLDHLAGRPARSGGGTGPAVLVVLTDREQSELDPAVLARVHKQRINSLDSWDVVREAFGARQVDQRLRDANWAAEALLDATPPGGWPSLAGGILSRRTALSALAMRRLRLGGYGTDADRSPGAAAGARVGAPAGGTLDPHSLLRWSLTPGGPELLLELRGPERAGLAEFLGEEDQAGLTGRALLALVEAEHGVDAVAFGLVCGALWLHTPADADAYRARGRAERWFGEQPPATGEQLDSLASVFARACEEYVGTLLATAARRTGSDAASEDAREARRVSDTVLERAAALVRQFGAEAAGRTSPLLPAGLEARFTAVGHALRSGRLDAVAEAVRALGDHKRADGPDARARIERARMGRRLAEWLAGDPAVACETVAAALERQIAETGWVDQALEHIEAGGDPDAVLKSAYDALAARVRERRHEIDRHFARALATWTAAGTQPGSMLTVETFLDRAVKPVVRAGGDRRVLLLVLDGMSAAIASELAEELRASWAEFDPLPDGEPRRRSMAAALPTLTAVSRTALLTGALMKGSQADEKRLLPTLKLWGGAPAAVFHKDDLRAASAGETFGPALTDALTDGRTHVAVVLNAIDDRLAKEQKLGDGTWLPEHIPGLPDLLRVAVEEGMAVLVTSDHGHVVDRHGAKAEAVAPGSARHRAPGGPLGPSEVELTGPRVVWPEPGASIVALWDADSRYTALKAGYHGGASLAEFAIPVLAFLPFGATPPKEWRELGDQRPSWWHLDERAAVPVAARPERAAPAKRPTRSKQAIKAQAEIAETHDSLFDDSQVPSAPSPAPAAAEQAAPADSLVTRLFASDALHSQAELLARKPPEREMVKFQKAVTALLDAGGTLPVTALAQRAGYPATRADGFAAVLRQLLNYDGVQVLETLPDGRTVRLHPGLLREQFGLG; this is translated from the coding sequence ATGAGCACCACCGTCACCGCTGCCGAGGCGGCCGGGCCGATCGCCATCCGGCTGAACCTCGCGACCGTCACGCAGTACCTGTCGTCCCAGACGTCGCTGGCCGCCTCCCTCCGGGACGGCGACAAGCGGCGGGTGGTCCTGCTGCGCTCCGAGCCTGTGTGGGACGGGCCGGCTGATCCGGTGTGGGGCGACGGGCACACCGCCCGTATCGCCGCTGCCCCGTCCCCGCTGGCCGTGCACGAACTGGTCCTGGACCATCTCGCCGGGCGGCCGGCGCGGTCCGGCGGCGGGACCGGTCCGGCCGTCCTGGTGGTGCTGACCGACCGGGAGCAGAGCGAGCTGGACCCGGCGGTCCTGGCCCGCGTCCACAAGCAGCGCATCAACAGCCTGGACAGCTGGGACGTGGTCCGCGAGGCGTTCGGGGCCAGGCAGGTCGACCAGCGGCTCCGGGACGCCAACTGGGCCGCCGAGGCCCTGCTCGACGCGACTCCGCCGGGCGGCTGGCCATCGCTCGCCGGGGGCATCCTGTCCCGGCGTACCGCCCTGTCCGCGCTGGCGATGCGGCGGCTGCGGCTGGGCGGGTACGGCACCGACGCGGACCGTTCGCCGGGCGCCGCGGCGGGTGCGCGAGTGGGTGCTCCGGCGGGTGGGACGCTCGACCCGCACTCCCTGCTGCGGTGGTCCCTCACGCCTGGCGGTCCCGAGCTGCTGCTCGAACTGCGCGGTCCGGAACGCGCGGGGCTGGCCGAGTTCCTCGGTGAGGAGGACCAGGCCGGCCTCACCGGCCGGGCGCTGCTCGCCCTGGTGGAGGCCGAGCACGGCGTGGACGCGGTCGCCTTCGGGCTGGTCTGCGGCGCGCTGTGGCTGCACACGCCCGCCGACGCCGACGCCTACCGGGCGCGGGGCCGCGCCGAGCGCTGGTTCGGGGAACAGCCGCCGGCGACCGGCGAGCAACTCGATTCCCTGGCCTCCGTGTTCGCGCGGGCCTGCGAGGAGTACGTCGGCACCCTGCTCGCCACTGCGGCCCGCCGCACGGGTTCCGACGCGGCCTCGGAGGACGCGCGTGAGGCGCGCCGGGTCAGCGACACCGTGCTGGAGCGCGCCGCGGCTCTGGTGCGGCAGTTCGGTGCCGAGGCGGCCGGGCGGACCAGCCCTCTGCTGCCCGCGGGTCTGGAGGCGCGGTTCACCGCCGTGGGGCACGCCCTGAGGTCCGGCAGACTCGACGCCGTGGCGGAGGCCGTCCGCGCGCTGGGCGACCACAAGCGTGCCGACGGCCCCGACGCCCGCGCCCGCATCGAGCGAGCCCGCATGGGCAGGCGGCTGGCCGAGTGGCTCGCCGGTGACCCGGCCGTCGCCTGCGAGACGGTCGCGGCTGCCCTAGAGCGCCAGATCGCCGAGACCGGCTGGGTCGACCAGGCGCTGGAGCACATCGAGGCGGGCGGCGACCCCGACGCCGTACTGAAGTCCGCCTACGACGCGCTCGCCGCGCGCGTGCGCGAGCGGCGGCACGAGATCGACCGTCATTTCGCCCGCGCCCTGGCCACCTGGACGGCGGCGGGCACGCAGCCCGGCTCCATGCTCACGGTGGAGACCTTCCTCGACCGGGCCGTGAAGCCCGTCGTGCGCGCGGGCGGCGACCGGCGCGTGCTGCTCCTCGTGCTGGACGGGATGAGCGCGGCCATCGCGAGCGAGCTGGCCGAGGAACTGCGCGCCTCCTGGGCGGAGTTCGACCCACTGCCGGACGGCGAGCCGCGCCGCCGGTCCATGGCCGCCGCCCTGCCCACCCTCACGGCCGTGTCCCGCACCGCGCTGCTGACCGGCGCCCTGATGAAGGGCTCGCAGGCGGACGAGAAGCGGCTGTTGCCCACGCTGAAGCTGTGGGGCGGGGCACCGGCGGCCGTGTTCCACAAGGACGACCTGCGGGCCGCCAGCGCCGGGGAGACCTTCGGCCCGGCCCTGACCGATGCGCTCACCGACGGCCGTACGCATGTCGCCGTGGTCCTCAACGCCATCGACGACCGGCTGGCGAAGGAGCAGAAGCTCGGCGACGGCACCTGGCTGCCCGAGCACATCCCGGGTCTGCCGGACCTGCTGCGGGTCGCCGTCGAGGAGGGCATGGCCGTCCTCGTCACCAGCGACCACGGCCACGTCGTGGACCGGCACGGCGCGAAGGCCGAGGCGGTGGCGCCCGGCTCCGCCCGGCACCGCGCACCCGGCGGACCGCTCGGGCCCTCCGAGGTCGAGCTCACCGGCCCCCGGGTGGTGTGGCCGGAGCCCGGCGCGTCGATCGTCGCCCTGTGGGACGCCGACTCCCGCTACACGGCACTCAAGGCGGGTTACCACGGCGGCGCCTCCCTCGCCGAGTTCGCCATCCCGGTCCTGGCCTTCCTGCCGTTCGGCGCCACACCGCCGAAGGAATGGCGGGAACTGGGCGACCAGCGGCCGTCCTGGTGGCACCTGGACGAGAGGGCCGCCGTGCCGGTCGCCGCCCGCCCGGAGCGCGCGGCACCCGCGAAGAGGCCGACCCGGTCGAAGCAGGCCATCAAGGCACAGGCGGAGATCGCCGAGACGCACGACTCCCTCTTCGACGACTCCCAGGTGCCGAGCGCGCCCTCTCCCGCCCCGGCCGCCGCGGAACAGGCGGCGCCGGCCGACTCCCTCGTCACGCGCCTCTTCGCCTCGGACGCGCTGCACAGCCAGGCCGAGCTGCTGGCGCGCAAGCCGCCAGAACGGGAGATGGTCAAGTTCCAGAAGGCGGTCACCGCGCTGCTCGATGCCGGCGGCACCCTGCCCGTGACGGCGCTGGCGCAACGCGCCGGATATCCGGCGACGCGGGCGGACGGCTTCGCCGCGGTGCTCCGCCAGCTGCTCAACTACGACGGCGTACAGGTGCTGGAGACGCTGCCGGACGGGCGCACCGTGCGGCTGCATCCGGGGCTGCTGCGGGAGCAGTTCGGGCTCGGCTGA
- a CDS encoding DEAD/DEAH box helicase: MSADGTDDSAAAPRPIGEEPVDRLDPVDRLDPVDRLDPVDRLDPVVLHHVVNTLGWPDLRPLQRAAIAPLMDGEDAVLLAPTAGGKTEAACLPLLSAMSQHRWSGTSVLYLCPLKALLNNLVPRIDTYAQWLGRRAALWHGDTKESQRRRIRTEPPDILLTTPESLEAMLIGVKTDHAHLLGQVRAVVVDEVHAFAGDDRGWHLLAVLERLQRVVGRPIQRVGLSATVGNPRHLLTWLQGSGAGQRPGTVVAPEPSAVPADATAGHPPGAVELDYVGSLGNAAKVIAALHKGEKRLVFCDSRVQVEQLGAALREREVTVFLSHASLSADERARSEQAFAEARDCVIVSTSTLELGIDVGDLDRVIQIDAPATVASFLQRIGRTGRRPGSTRNCLFLATTKDTFLQAAGLLLLWGRGWVEPVTAPPEPRHLVAQQLLAVTLQQHKLGDQLWADQWNGLAPFNRSAAPVLRHLVSEGFLDTDSGQLFIGEAAERRFGRRHFMGLTASFTAPPQFTVLSGRSEIGRMDPTVLTEERPGPRRLLLAGRSWQVTFIDWGRKRVFVEPVDSGGVAKWTGGSPAGLSFALVRAMRDVLLGAEPPVPLTRRAEACLAEWRSQEAPHMVHPGGTLVTRSGTDVRWWTWAGYRANATLTATLSPITDPVQRPTDCFVRLREDLTPAMWHIHHTSAVDAEFLVLPDVDPRAVNGLKFSAALPQRLAVATVAARLADFTGARSVLREPVRWQLGTAQ, encoded by the coding sequence ATGAGCGCGGACGGAACAGACGACAGCGCCGCAGCGCCGCGGCCGATCGGGGAGGAACCCGTCGACCGCCTGGACCCGGTGGACCGCCTGGACCCGGTGGACCGTCTGGACCCGGTGGACCGCCTGGACCCGGTCGTCCTTCACCACGTCGTGAACACCCTGGGATGGCCCGACCTGCGCCCCCTCCAGCGAGCCGCGATCGCGCCGCTGATGGACGGTGAGGACGCCGTGCTGCTCGCCCCCACCGCGGGCGGAAAAACCGAGGCGGCCTGCCTGCCGCTCCTGTCGGCCATGTCCCAGCACCGCTGGTCCGGCACGTCGGTCCTGTACCTGTGCCCCCTCAAGGCACTGCTCAACAACCTCGTCCCACGCATCGACACCTACGCACAGTGGCTGGGGCGCCGGGCGGCCCTGTGGCACGGGGACACCAAGGAGTCCCAGCGGCGGCGCATCCGCACCGAGCCCCCGGACATTCTGCTCACGACGCCCGAGTCGCTGGAAGCGATGCTCATCGGTGTGAAGACCGACCACGCCCACCTGCTCGGTCAGGTACGGGCGGTCGTGGTCGACGAGGTACACGCCTTCGCCGGCGACGACCGCGGCTGGCACCTGTTGGCCGTACTGGAACGTCTGCAAAGGGTGGTGGGGCGCCCCATCCAGCGAGTCGGCCTCTCGGCAACCGTGGGCAACCCACGACACCTGCTCACCTGGCTCCAGGGCTCCGGGGCGGGACAGCGCCCGGGCACGGTCGTCGCGCCCGAACCCTCCGCCGTACCTGCCGACGCCACCGCGGGGCACCCACCCGGCGCCGTGGAACTCGACTACGTCGGCTCGCTCGGCAACGCCGCCAAGGTGATCGCAGCCCTGCACAAGGGCGAGAAGCGGTTGGTGTTCTGCGATTCGCGGGTGCAGGTCGAGCAACTGGGCGCGGCGCTGCGCGAACGAGAGGTGACGGTGTTCCTGTCGCACGCCTCCCTGTCGGCGGACGAACGGGCGCGCTCGGAGCAGGCCTTCGCGGAGGCGCGCGACTGCGTCATCGTCTCGACGTCCACGTTGGAGCTGGGCATCGACGTGGGCGACCTGGACCGCGTCATCCAGATCGATGCGCCCGCCACTGTGGCGTCGTTCCTCCAACGCATCGGGCGGACCGGCAGACGCCCCGGCTCGACTCGCAACTGCCTGTTCCTGGCCACCACCAAGGACACCTTCCTCCAGGCTGCGGGTCTTCTGCTGCTGTGGGGACGCGGCTGGGTGGAGCCGGTGACGGCGCCGCCCGAGCCACGGCATCTGGTGGCTCAGCAATTGCTGGCCGTGACGCTCCAACAGCACAAACTCGGGGATCAGTTGTGGGCCGACCAGTGGAACGGCCTTGCACCTTTCAACCGTTCGGCGGCCCCCGTCCTGCGGCACTTGGTCTCCGAGGGCTTCCTCGACACCGACAGCGGCCAGCTTTTCATCGGGGAGGCCGCCGAGCGCCGTTTCGGCCGCCGCCACTTCATGGGACTGACCGCCTCCTTCACCGCGCCTCCCCAGTTCACCGTCCTGTCCGGCCGCAGCGAGATCGGCCGGATGGACCCGACGGTCCTGACGGAGGAACGTCCCGGGCCCCGGCGCCTGCTGCTCGCCGGGCGCAGTTGGCAGGTGACGTTCATCGACTGGGGACGCAAACGGGTGTTCGTCGAGCCCGTCGACAGCGGAGGCGTGGCCAAGTGGACGGGTGGCTCGCCGGCGGGGCTCTCGTTCGCGCTCGTGCGCGCGATGCGCGACGTACTGCTGGGAGCGGAACCGCCCGTACCCCTCACGCGCAGGGCGGAGGCGTGCCTCGCCGAATGGCGCTCGCAGGAGGCCCCGCACATGGTCCACCCCGGCGGGACGCTGGTGACCCGGTCCGGAACGGATGTCCGCTGGTGGACCTGGGCCGGCTATCGGGCCAACGCGACCCTCACGGCAACCCTTTCGCCGATCACCGACCCGGTACAACGTCCGACGGACTGCTTCGTGCGTCTGCGGGAGGATCTGACCCCGGCCATGTGGCACATCCACCACACATCCGCTGTCGACGCGGAGTTCCTCGTCCTCCCGGACGTCGACCCTCGTGCGGTCAACGGCCTGAAGTTCTCCGCCGCGCTGCCCCAGAGGCTGGCGGTCGCGACGGTGGCTGCGCGCCTCGCGGACTTCACGGGCGCCCGGAGCGTGCTGCGGGAGCCGGTGCGTTGGCAGCTGGGGACTGCGCAGTGA
- the pglY gene encoding BREX-2 system ATPase PglY has protein sequence MAQAQQPPLLRDVIDIKESISTSDFVLQLSEATTPEGAERALKDYVVTERLLENFDEALGLIKTALDGHASKAAYLHGSFGSGKSHFMAVLHALLSGRSAARAEQAFDPLFTKHEWLTTDGKRFLLVPYHMLGAKAMEQRVLGGYVSHVKKLHPDAPTPQVYRTDALFEDIRALRARHGDEFIVNGLASPDGADADAEDDEWGESFAWAPALLDTALAAEEIHESGQALNLVSPSTPAELRARLVQDASTNLLPGFAKNAAENEHGFISLDAGLSVIAAHAKELGYDGLILFLDELILWLATLIHDQKFVGREAGKITNFVEGADARRAIPVVSFIARQRDLRELVGEELSGAAEASIQDTLSQASGRFDKITLEDRNLPQIAHARLLQAKSPEAATQINTEFEKTRKVRQEVWDTLLGSDRGTDGVGADEESFRLTYPFSPAFMDTLVHVSSALQRNRTGMKLMGQLLADHRDELRLGDLIPVGDLYPLITAGGDKPFTDSLKVVFEAADKLYRTKLRPYLLATYNVSEEDVEQYTHRGPDSITDPELRGRVKSFVGDNRIVGTLLLSALAPSVPALSDLTVRRLSALNYGSVVAPIPGREYGILKNKIAEWAGRFPEIKETGTDANPGVRLELSGVDVDSVIANAQVNDNPANRQALAKRLLAEELGVEQGQLSTHLDFVWRGTQRSAEVVFGNVADEDELPDHDLTPQEEGLWRIVIDLPYDESEYGTAEDVDRMRRLRERQQGERSRTVAWLPAHLSAQRYADFRRLVVIDKALDDDQRFNGQYAGHLNADNRARAKGLLETQRESLLRNVKAAFKQAYGLADKKESDVELGFFDHLQSLREVDGLTLSFGHSMHEGLRHIARRLLASQYPDHPDLAADDPEWTMKPADARKVFSHVRDAAEARDGRTEVPGPDRKLMQRVAGPLRLGQQKEAYFELSLYWADHFRKLARERGITGDLSLITLTDWTDQPNPRGLPDFLARLVVASFAEMDDRVWVRGGMPLDPAPELTQIKDHDALRSQPLPSEEDWEAARQRFEAIFGEKAPTLRRGRIVNQFARQIVDLARTYQDAAADLVRQLETHAGFLRLDETDETGRLALARRSVDLLKALTQAAGQGAAGAKKTVEALASFGLGQVTADRYGTSVKQARTVAQALDSASWTTLELASNEGPEGLALLDSLRNVAQSDQRTYPLHEALPRTQREVLALVKRNRAAAQPVPPAPPRPGPGDVSLSTDTSHPPVPEIPVQLSPAAGASGTGRTRRSGGGRTTAARAAAELQAELAELAAQEPGATIEITWRVVD, from the coding sequence ATGGCCCAGGCCCAGCAGCCGCCCCTGCTCCGCGATGTCATCGACATCAAGGAGTCCATCTCGACCTCGGACTTCGTGCTCCAGCTCTCCGAGGCGACGACCCCCGAAGGCGCCGAACGCGCGCTCAAGGACTATGTGGTCACCGAGCGGCTGCTGGAGAACTTCGACGAGGCGCTGGGGCTCATCAAGACGGCTCTCGACGGGCACGCCTCCAAGGCGGCCTACCTGCACGGCTCGTTCGGCTCCGGTAAGTCGCACTTCATGGCCGTGCTGCACGCACTGCTCAGCGGCAGGTCGGCCGCCCGTGCCGAGCAGGCCTTCGACCCGCTGTTCACCAAGCACGAGTGGCTCACCACGGACGGGAAGAGGTTCCTGCTCGTGCCGTACCACATGCTCGGCGCGAAGGCGATGGAGCAGCGGGTCCTCGGTGGATACGTCTCCCATGTCAAGAAGCTGCACCCCGACGCGCCCACCCCGCAGGTGTACCGGACCGACGCGCTCTTCGAGGACATCCGTGCGCTGCGGGCCCGTCACGGCGACGAGTTCATCGTCAACGGGCTCGCGTCCCCCGACGGGGCGGACGCCGACGCCGAGGACGACGAGTGGGGCGAGTCCTTCGCGTGGGCCCCTGCCCTCCTCGACACCGCCCTGGCCGCCGAGGAGATCCACGAGTCCGGGCAGGCGCTGAACCTCGTCAGCCCGTCCACCCCGGCCGAGCTGCGCGCGCGTCTCGTCCAGGACGCGAGCACCAATCTCCTGCCCGGCTTCGCCAAGAACGCCGCCGAGAACGAGCACGGGTTCATCTCGCTCGACGCCGGTCTGTCCGTGATCGCGGCACACGCCAAGGAGTTGGGCTACGACGGGCTGATCCTCTTCCTCGACGAGCTGATCCTCTGGCTGGCCACCCTCATTCACGACCAGAAGTTCGTGGGGCGCGAGGCCGGGAAGATCACGAACTTTGTGGAGGGGGCCGACGCGCGCCGGGCCATTCCGGTCGTGTCGTTCATCGCCCGGCAGCGTGATCTGCGTGAGTTGGTGGGTGAGGAGTTGTCCGGTGCCGCCGAGGCTTCCATTCAGGACACCCTCAGCCAGGCCTCCGGGCGGTTCGACAAGATCACGCTGGAGGACCGCAACCTTCCGCAGATCGCCCACGCCCGTCTGCTCCAGGCCAAGAGCCCCGAGGCGGCCACGCAGATCAACACCGAGTTCGAGAAGACCCGCAAGGTCCGCCAGGAGGTGTGGGACACGCTGCTGGGGTCCGATCGGGGCACCGACGGGGTCGGGGCGGACGAGGAGAGCTTCCGGCTGACGTACCCCTTCTCGCCCGCGTTCATGGACACCCTTGTGCACGTGTCGTCGGCGCTCCAGCGGAACCGGACCGGTATGAAGCTCATGGGCCAGCTGCTCGCCGACCACCGGGACGAGCTGCGGCTCGGGGACCTCATCCCCGTGGGAGATCTGTACCCGCTGATCACCGCCGGGGGCGACAAGCCGTTCACCGACAGCCTGAAGGTCGTCTTCGAGGCCGCCGACAAGTTGTACCGGACCAAGCTGCGCCCGTACCTGCTCGCCACGTACAACGTGTCCGAGGAGGACGTCGAGCAGTACACGCACCGCGGCCCCGACAGCATCACCGACCCCGAACTGCGCGGCCGGGTGAAGAGCTTCGTCGGCGACAACCGCATCGTCGGCACGCTGCTTCTGTCCGCGCTGGCGCCGAGCGTGCCCGCGCTTTCCGACCTCACCGTCCGGCGGCTGTCCGCGCTCAACTACGGCTCTGTCGTCGCCCCGATTCCGGGGCGCGAGTACGGCATCCTGAAGAACAAGATCGCCGAGTGGGCGGGCCGGTTCCCGGAGATCAAGGAGACCGGCACCGACGCCAACCCGGGCGTGCGGCTCGAACTGTCCGGCGTGGACGTCGACTCCGTCATCGCCAACGCCCAGGTCAACGACAACCCGGCCAACCGGCAGGCGCTGGCCAAGCGGCTGCTGGCTGAGGAACTGGGCGTTGAGCAAGGGCAGTTGTCGACCCACCTCGACTTCGTGTGGCGGGGCACCCAGCGCAGTGCCGAGGTCGTGTTCGGGAATGTCGCCGACGAGGACGAGCTGCCCGACCACGACCTGACGCCCCAGGAGGAGGGGCTGTGGCGGATCGTCATCGACCTGCCGTACGACGAGAGCGAGTACGGGACCGCCGAGGACGTCGACCGGATGCGGCGGCTGCGGGAGCGGCAGCAGGGCGAGCGGTCGCGGACCGTCGCGTGGCTGCCCGCGCACCTGTCCGCGCAGCGGTACGCGGACTTCCGGCGGCTGGTCGTCATCGACAAGGCGCTCGACGACGACCAGCGGTTCAACGGCCAGTACGCCGGCCACCTCAACGCCGACAACCGGGCCCGCGCGAAGGGCCTGTTGGAGACCCAGCGGGAGTCGCTGCTCAGGAACGTCAAGGCCGCCTTCAAGCAGGCGTACGGCCTCGCCGACAAGAAGGAGTCCGACGTCGAGCTGGGCTTCTTTGACCACCTGCAGTCGCTGCGCGAGGTCGACGGGCTCACGCTGTCCTTCGGGCACTCGATGCACGAGGGACTGCGGCACATCGCGCGCAGGTTGCTGGCGAGCCAGTACCCCGACCATCCGGACCTGGCCGCCGACGACCCCGAGTGGACGATGAAGCCGGCCGACGCCCGCAAGGTGTTCAGCCACGTACGGGACGCCGCCGAGGCCCGCGACGGGCGCACCGAAGTGCCCGGTCCGGACCGGAAGTTGATGCAGCGGGTCGCCGGGCCGCTGCGACTGGGGCAGCAGAAGGAGGCCTACTTCGAGCTGTCGCTGTACTGGGCCGACCACTTCCGCAAGCTGGCGCGCGAGCGTGGCATCACCGGCGACCTGAGCCTGATCACGCTGACCGACTGGACGGACCAGCCGAACCCGCGTGGCCTGCCCGACTTCCTCGCCCGGCTCGTCGTCGCGTCGTTCGCGGAGATGGACGACCGGGTGTGGGTGCGCGGCGGTATGCCGCTCGACCCGGCGCCCGAGCTGACGCAGATCAAGGACCACGACGCGCTGCGCAGCCAGCCGCTGCCGTCCGAGGAGGACTGGGAGGCGGCCCGGCAGCGGTTCGAGGCGATCTTCGGGGAGAAGGCGCCCACGCTGCGCCGTGGCCGGATCGTCAACCAGTTCGCCCGCCAGATCGTCGACCTCGCCCGCACCTACCAGGACGCGGCCGCCGATCTCGTACGGCAGTTGGAGACGCACGCCGGTTTCCTGCGGCTGGACGAGACCGACGAGACGGGCCGCCTCGCCCTCGCGCGGCGCTCCGTCGACCTGCTGAAGGCGCTGACGCAGGCGGCCGGGCAGGGCGCGGCCGGTGCGAAGAAGACGGTGGAGGCGCTGGCGTCGTTCGGCCTGGGGCAGGTCACCGCCGACCGCTACGGCACGTCCGTCAAGCAGGCCCGGACGGTGGCGCAGGCGCTGGACTCGGCGTCCTGGACGACGCTGGAACTGGCGTCGAACGAAGGGCCCGAGGGGCTCGCCCTGCTGGACTCGCTGCGGAACGTGGCGCAGAGCGACCAGCGGACCTACCCGCTGCACGAGGCCCTGCCCCGCACCCAGCGCGAGGTCCTCGCCCTGGTGAAGCGGAACCGGGCCGCCGCCCAGCCGGTGCCGCCCGCCCCGCCGCGGCCCGGCCCGGGGGACGTGTCGCTGTCCACGGACACCAGCCACCCGCCGGTGCCCGAGATCCCCGTGCAACTGTCCCCGGCGGCGGGTGCGTCCGGTACCGGCCGGACCCGCCGGTCCGGCGGCGGTCGTACGACGGCAGCGCGTGCCGCCGCCGAACTCCAGGCTGAACTGGCCGAGTTGGCAGCGCAGGAGCCGGGCGCCACGATCGAGATCACCTGGCGGGTCGTCGACTGA
- the brxD gene encoding BREX system ATP-binding protein BrxD: MSTTRPSTASPASAARRRAVIDALRRGAVPESGLDLLATGLDRFESALDAELQAVASGSSVFKAVRGEYGSGKTFFTRWLGERAKRLGMAVSEIQISETETPLHRLETVYRRLTERLATAGFPPSALRPVVDAWFYALEEDALAAGAGEDDLAEEADRLLTARLAEVSRQAPAFATALRGYRTALAQGDEATASAVLAWLGGQPHVAASARRSVGVRGDLDHFGALGFLQGLLTVLRDSGHRGLFVVLDEVETLQRVRSDARDKALNALRQLIDEVHSGRFPGLYLVITGTPAFYDGQQGVQRLAPLAQRLATDFSTDPRFDNPRAVQLRLPGFTQESLTGLGVTIRDLYAAGADAPERITSLADDAYVADLARAVGGALGGKAGVAPRLFLKKLVGDVLDRVDQFADFDPRKHYRLTVSSGELTDVERNFATADAADEIELDV, from the coding sequence GTGAGCACGACCAGACCTTCCACGGCCTCTCCCGCCTCCGCGGCACGTCGGCGCGCGGTCATCGACGCGCTGCGCCGCGGGGCCGTTCCCGAGAGCGGGCTCGATCTGCTCGCCACCGGACTCGACCGGTTCGAGTCCGCGCTGGACGCCGAGTTGCAGGCGGTCGCCTCCGGGTCCTCGGTGTTCAAGGCGGTGCGGGGCGAGTACGGATCCGGTAAGACGTTCTTCACCCGCTGGCTCGGGGAGCGCGCCAAGCGTCTGGGCATGGCCGTCTCGGAGATCCAGATCTCGGAGACGGAAACCCCGCTCCACCGGCTGGAGACCGTCTACCGACGGCTGACCGAGCGCCTCGCCACCGCCGGCTTCCCGCCGAGCGCGCTCAGGCCCGTCGTGGACGCCTGGTTCTACGCGCTGGAGGAGGACGCCCTCGCGGCCGGGGCGGGCGAGGACGACCTGGCGGAGGAGGCCGACCGGCTGCTGACCGCCCGCCTGGCGGAGGTCTCGCGGCAGGCACCGGCCTTCGCCACCGCCCTGCGCGGCTACCGCACCGCGCTCGCGCAGGGCGACGAGGCGACCGCCTCGGCCGTACTGGCGTGGCTCGGCGGCCAGCCGCACGTGGCCGCGTCGGCCCGGCGGTCCGTCGGAGTGCGCGGCGACCTGGACCACTTCGGCGCCCTCGGCTTCCTCCAGGGCCTGCTCACCGTGTTGCGGGACTCCGGACACCGGGGGCTCTTCGTCGTCCTGGACGAGGTCGAGACCCTCCAGCGGGTCCGCTCGGACGCCCGCGACAAGGCGCTCAACGCCCTGCGCCAGCTCATCGACGAGGTGCACTCCGGCCGCTTCCCCGGCCTGTACCTGGTCATCACCGGCACGCCCGCTTTCTACGACGGTCAGCAGGGCGTCCAGCGGCTCGCCCCGCTCGCCCAGCGGCTGGCCACGGATTTCTCCACCGACCCCCGGTTCGACAATCCGCGCGCCGTGCAGCTGCGCCTGCCGGGCTTCACTCAGGAGTCCCTCACCGGCCTGGGCGTGACCATCCGTGACCTGTACGCGGCCGGTGCCGACGCGCCCGAGCGGATCACATCCCTCGCCGACGACGCATACGTGGCCGATCTGGCCCGGGCGGTCGGGGGTGCACTCGGCGGAAAGGCCGGGGTGGCGCCACGGCTGTTCCTCAAGAAGCTCGTCGGCGACGTCCTCGACCGCGTCGACCAGTTCGCCGACTTCGACCCGAGGAAGCACTACAGACTGACCGTGAGCAGCGGCGAACTCACTGACGTGGAAAGGAATTTCGCCACAGCCGATGCGGCCGACGAGATCGAGCTGGACGTATGA